In Cyprinus carpio isolate SPL01 chromosome B7, ASM1834038v1, whole genome shotgun sequence, a genomic segment contains:
- the LOC109072954 gene encoding importin-7 isoform X1 — MDLNSLIEALRGTMDANLREAAERQLNEGHTQVNFLSTLLQVTMTDQLDLPVRQAGVIYLKNMVTQHWSEGDNANTEGSTSNIPEEDRQFIRDHIVEAIIQSPERLRVQLTTCIHHMIKHDYPARWTAVVDKIGFYLQSDNSGCWLGILLCLYQLVKNYEYKKPEERQPLVAAMQIFMPMLKDRFIQLLPDPSNDSVLVQKQIFKILYALFQYNLPLELINRQNLTEWMEILKTVVDRDVPPETLQVDEDERPELPWWKCKKWALHILARLFERYGSPGNTTKEYTEFAELFLKGYAVAAQQVLLKVLYQYKEKQYVAPRVLQQTLNYINQGIAHAVTWKNLKPHIQGIIQDVVFPLMCYTDSDEELWQEDPYEYIRMKFDVFEDFISPTTAAQTLLFTACNKRKEVLQKSMGFCYQILTDPACDPRKKDGALHMIGSLAEILLKRKIYKDQMEFMLQNHVFPLFRSELGYMRARACWVLHYFCEVKFKIDQNLQTALELTRLCLINDNEMPVKVEAAIALQVLISNQEKAKDYITPHIRPVMQALLQIVRETENDDLTNVIQKMICEYSEEVTPIAVEMTQHLAMTFNQVIQTGPDEEGGDDKAVTAMGILNTIDTLLSVVEDHKEITQQLEGICLQVIGTVLQQHVLEFYEEILSLAHSLTCQQVSPQMWQLLPLVYEVFQQDGFDYFTDMMPLLHNYITVDTDTLLSDTKYLEIIYSMCKKILSGDPGEDPECHAAKLLEVIILQCKGRGIDQVVPLFVTTTLERLTREVKTSELRTMCLQVAIAALYYSPPLLLNTLENLRFPNNTEPITNHFISQWLKDIDCFLGLHDRKMCVLGLCALMDLDQRPQAVNQVAGQLLPAAILLFNGLKRAYACRAEHENDDDDEEEEDGEEEDENGKNVELGSDEDDIDDEGQEYLEMLAKQAGEDGDDEDWEEDDAEETALESYTTSVDDEDNLVDEYMIFKVIIQNVQARDPAWYQALIQCLDEEQRKQLQDIATLADQRRAAHESKMIEKHGGYKFADPVVPSNFNFGGSAPGMN; from the exons ATGGATCTCAACTCTTTGATCGAGGCCCTTCGGGGCACCATGGACGCAAACTTGCGTGAGGCCGCAGAGAGACAACTGAACGAG GGCCATACCCAGGTGAACTTTTTGTCTACACTGCTGCAGGTGACCATGACTGATCAGTTGGATTTGCCTGTACGGCAAGCAG gtGTGATCTACCTGAAGAACATGGTGACACAGCACTGGAGTGAAGGAGATAATGCAAACACCGAAGGGTCTACCAGTAACATCCCAGAAGAGGACAGGCAGTTCATTCGAGACCACATAGTGGAGGCCATCATCCAATCCCCAGAGCGCCTCAG AGTGCAACTCACAACTTGCATTCATCACATGATCAAGCATGACTACCCTGCTAGATGGACGGCTGTTGTGGACAAGATCGGCTTTTACCTGCAGTCTGATAACAGTGGCTGCTGGCTGGGCATCCTGCTGTGCCTCTACCAGCTGGTCAAGAATTACGA gtATAAGAAGCCTGAGGAGCGCCAGCCATTGGTCGCTGCAATGCAGATCTTTATGCCCATGTTGAAGGACCGATTCATACAGCTGCTGCCAGACCCCTCCAACGACTCTGTCCTTGTGCAGAAACAGATCTTCAAGATCCTTTACGCTCTCTTCCAG TACAACCTCCCTCTGGAACTGATCAATCGCCAGAATCTGACCGAGTGGATGGAGATTCTGAAGACTGTCGTGGACCGAGATGTTCCTCCA GAGACGCTTCAGGTGGATGAAGACGAGAGGCCTGAGCTGCCCTGGTGGAAATGCAAGAAGTGGGCGCTTCACATCCTCGCCCGGCTCTTCGAAAG GTATGGCAGCCCTGGCAACACAACCAAAGAGTACACAGAGTTTGCAGAGCTTTTCCTCAAGGGTTATGCCGTGGCTGCACAGCAG GTACTGTTGAAGGTGTTGTATCAGTATAAGGAAAAGCAATACGTGGCTCCCAGAGTCTTGCAGCAGACACTGAATTACATCAACCAGGGAATCGCACACGCCGTTACCTGGAAGAACCTAAAGCCACACATACAA GGAATCATTCAGGACGTGGTGTTCCCCCTCATGTGCTACACAGACAGCGATGAAGAGCTCTGGCAGGAAGACCCTTACGAGTACATCCGCATGAAATTTG ATGTTTTTGAAGACTTCATCTCCCCCACCACTGCAGCTCAGACGCTTCTCTTCACCGCTTGCAACAAAAGGAAGGAG GTGTTGCAGAAGTCCATGGGCTTCTGTTATCAGATACTAACAGACCCGGCCTGTGATCCCAGGAAAAAAGACGGCGCTCTTCACATGATCGGCTCGCTGGCTGAGATTCTTCTCAAG AGGAAGATCTACAAAGACCAGATGGAGTTCATGTTGCAGAATCATGTCTTCCCTCTGTTCCGCAGTGAGCTGGGTTACATGAGAGCCAGG GCCTGCTGGGTTCTTCATTACTTCTGCGAGGTCAAGTTCAAGATTGACCAGAACTTGCAGACAGCCCTCGAGCTCACCCGCCTGTGTCTGATCAACGACAACGAAATGCCTGTTAAAGTGGAGGCTGCCATCGCCCTCCAGGTCCTCATCAGCAATCAGGAGAAAG CCAAAGATTACATCACCCCCCATATCCGGCCCGTGATGCAGGCCCTCCTACAAATTGTGCGTGAGACAGAGAATGATGATCTTACCAACGTCATCCAGAAGATGATCTGCGAGTACAGTGAGGAGGTCACACCGATCGCTGTAGAGATGACACAGCATTTG GCCATGACCTTCAACCAGGTGATCCAGACAGGGCCTGATGAGGAAGGAGGTGACGATAAAGCAGTGACCGCCATGGGCATCCTTAACACCATTGACACACTGCTGAGTGTAGTGGAGGACCATAAAGAG ATTACCCAGCAGTTAGAGGGCATCTGTCTGCAGGTGATCGGCACAGTCCTCCAGCAGCACGTCCTGG AGTTCTACGAGGAGATCCTGTCTCTGGCCCACAGTCTGACGTGTCAGCAGGTATCGCCTCAGATGTGGCAGCTGCTCCCTCTCGTCTATGAGGTCTTCCAACAAGACGGATTTGACTATTTCACAG atatgatGCCACTTCTCCATAACTACATCACAGTTGACACAGACACACTTCTGTCTGACACCAAATACCTTGAAATAATCTACAGTATGTGCAAAAAG ATTTTGTCAGGAGACCCAGGGGAGGACCCAGAATGCCATGCGGCCAAGCTGTTGGAGGTCATCATTCTACAGTGCAAAGGTCGTGGTATTGACCAG GTGGTGCCCTTGTTCGTAACGACCACTTTGGAGCGTTTGACGCGTGAAGTGAAGACCAGCGAGTTGAGGACCATGTGTCTGCAGGTGGCCATCGCTGCACTCTATTACAGTCCTCCTCTGCTCCTCAACACACTGGAGAATCTGCGCTTCCCCAACAACACCGAGCCCATCACCAACCACTTCATCTCCCAATGGCTCAAAGACATCGACTGCTTCCTCGG GCTCCACGATCGAAAAATGTGCGTGTTGGGACTGTGCGCTCTAATGGATCTTGATCAGAGGCCACAGGCTGTCAATCAGGTCGCAGGTCAGCTCCTCCCTGCAGCCATTCTCCTGTTCAATGGCCTGAAGAGGGCCTATGCCTGCAGGGCTGAACATGAAaatgacgatgatgatgaggaagaagaggatgGAGAGGAGGAAGATGAGAATGGTAAGAATG TCGAGTTAGGCAGTGATGAAGACGACATAGATGATGAAGGCCAGGAATACCTTGAAATGCTAGCTAAACAAGCAGGAGAGGACGGTGACGATGAAGACTGGGAGGAAGATGACGCAGAGGAGACCGCTCTTGAGAGTTACACGACCTCAGTTGACGACGAGGACAACCTTGTTGATGAATACATGATCTTCAAAGTCATAATCCAGA ATGTCCAGGCCCGTGACCCAGCATGGTACCAGGCACTCATACAGTGTCTCGATGAGGAACAAAGAAAACAACTTCAGGATATTGCAACACTCGCAGATCAACGACGAGCAGCACATG
- the LOC109072954 gene encoding importin-7 isoform X2 gives MDLNSLIEALRGTMDANLREAAERQLNEGHTQVNFLSTLLQVTMTDQLDLPVRQAGVIYLKNMVTQHWSEGDNANTEGSTSNIPEEDRQFIRDHIVEAIIQSPERLRVQLTTCIHHMIKHDYPARWTAVVDKIGFYLQSDNSGCWLGILLCLYQLVKNYEYKKPEERQPLVAAMQIFMPMLKDRFIQLLPDPSNDSVLVQKQIFKILYALFQYNLPLELINRQNLTEWMEILKTVVDRDVPPETLQVDEDERPELPWWKCKKWALHILARLFERYGSPGNTTKEYTEFAELFLKGYAVAAQQVLLKVLYQYKEKQYVAPRVLQQTLNYINQGIAHAVTWKNLKPHIQGIIQDVVFPLMCYTDSDEELWQEDPYEYIRMKFDVFEDFISPTTAAQTLLFTACNKRKEVLQKSMGFCYQILTDPACDPRKKDGALHMIGSLAEILLKRKIYKDQMEFMLQNHVFPLFRSELGYMRARACWVLHYFCEVKFKIDQNLQTALELTRLCLINDNEMPVKVEAAIALQVLISNQEKAKDYITPHIRPVMQALLQIVRETENDDLTNVIQKMICEYSEEVTPIAVEMTQHLAMTFNQVIQTGPDEEGGDDKAVTAMGILNTIDTLLSVVEDHKEITQQLEGICLQVIGTVLQQHVLEFYEEILSLAHSLTCQQVSPQMWQLLPLVYEVFQQDGFDYFTDMMPLLHNYITVDTDTLLSDTKYLEIIYSMCKKILSGDPGEDPECHAAKLLEVIILQCKGRGIDQVVPLFVTTTLERLTREVKTSELRTMCLQVAIAALYYSPPLLLNTLENLRFPNNTEPITNHFISQWLKDIDCFLGLHDRKMCVLGLCALMDLDQRPQAVNQVAGQLLPAAILLFNGLKRAYACRAEHENDDDDEEEEDGEEEDENVELGSDEDDIDDEGQEYLEMLAKQAGEDGDDEDWEEDDAEETALESYTTSVDDEDNLVDEYMIFKVIIQNVQARDPAWYQALIQCLDEEQRKQLQDIATLADQRRAAHESKMIEKHGGYKFADPVVPSNFNFGGSAPGMN, from the exons ATGGATCTCAACTCTTTGATCGAGGCCCTTCGGGGCACCATGGACGCAAACTTGCGTGAGGCCGCAGAGAGACAACTGAACGAG GGCCATACCCAGGTGAACTTTTTGTCTACACTGCTGCAGGTGACCATGACTGATCAGTTGGATTTGCCTGTACGGCAAGCAG gtGTGATCTACCTGAAGAACATGGTGACACAGCACTGGAGTGAAGGAGATAATGCAAACACCGAAGGGTCTACCAGTAACATCCCAGAAGAGGACAGGCAGTTCATTCGAGACCACATAGTGGAGGCCATCATCCAATCCCCAGAGCGCCTCAG AGTGCAACTCACAACTTGCATTCATCACATGATCAAGCATGACTACCCTGCTAGATGGACGGCTGTTGTGGACAAGATCGGCTTTTACCTGCAGTCTGATAACAGTGGCTGCTGGCTGGGCATCCTGCTGTGCCTCTACCAGCTGGTCAAGAATTACGA gtATAAGAAGCCTGAGGAGCGCCAGCCATTGGTCGCTGCAATGCAGATCTTTATGCCCATGTTGAAGGACCGATTCATACAGCTGCTGCCAGACCCCTCCAACGACTCTGTCCTTGTGCAGAAACAGATCTTCAAGATCCTTTACGCTCTCTTCCAG TACAACCTCCCTCTGGAACTGATCAATCGCCAGAATCTGACCGAGTGGATGGAGATTCTGAAGACTGTCGTGGACCGAGATGTTCCTCCA GAGACGCTTCAGGTGGATGAAGACGAGAGGCCTGAGCTGCCCTGGTGGAAATGCAAGAAGTGGGCGCTTCACATCCTCGCCCGGCTCTTCGAAAG GTATGGCAGCCCTGGCAACACAACCAAAGAGTACACAGAGTTTGCAGAGCTTTTCCTCAAGGGTTATGCCGTGGCTGCACAGCAG GTACTGTTGAAGGTGTTGTATCAGTATAAGGAAAAGCAATACGTGGCTCCCAGAGTCTTGCAGCAGACACTGAATTACATCAACCAGGGAATCGCACACGCCGTTACCTGGAAGAACCTAAAGCCACACATACAA GGAATCATTCAGGACGTGGTGTTCCCCCTCATGTGCTACACAGACAGCGATGAAGAGCTCTGGCAGGAAGACCCTTACGAGTACATCCGCATGAAATTTG ATGTTTTTGAAGACTTCATCTCCCCCACCACTGCAGCTCAGACGCTTCTCTTCACCGCTTGCAACAAAAGGAAGGAG GTGTTGCAGAAGTCCATGGGCTTCTGTTATCAGATACTAACAGACCCGGCCTGTGATCCCAGGAAAAAAGACGGCGCTCTTCACATGATCGGCTCGCTGGCTGAGATTCTTCTCAAG AGGAAGATCTACAAAGACCAGATGGAGTTCATGTTGCAGAATCATGTCTTCCCTCTGTTCCGCAGTGAGCTGGGTTACATGAGAGCCAGG GCCTGCTGGGTTCTTCATTACTTCTGCGAGGTCAAGTTCAAGATTGACCAGAACTTGCAGACAGCCCTCGAGCTCACCCGCCTGTGTCTGATCAACGACAACGAAATGCCTGTTAAAGTGGAGGCTGCCATCGCCCTCCAGGTCCTCATCAGCAATCAGGAGAAAG CCAAAGATTACATCACCCCCCATATCCGGCCCGTGATGCAGGCCCTCCTACAAATTGTGCGTGAGACAGAGAATGATGATCTTACCAACGTCATCCAGAAGATGATCTGCGAGTACAGTGAGGAGGTCACACCGATCGCTGTAGAGATGACACAGCATTTG GCCATGACCTTCAACCAGGTGATCCAGACAGGGCCTGATGAGGAAGGAGGTGACGATAAAGCAGTGACCGCCATGGGCATCCTTAACACCATTGACACACTGCTGAGTGTAGTGGAGGACCATAAAGAG ATTACCCAGCAGTTAGAGGGCATCTGTCTGCAGGTGATCGGCACAGTCCTCCAGCAGCACGTCCTGG AGTTCTACGAGGAGATCCTGTCTCTGGCCCACAGTCTGACGTGTCAGCAGGTATCGCCTCAGATGTGGCAGCTGCTCCCTCTCGTCTATGAGGTCTTCCAACAAGACGGATTTGACTATTTCACAG atatgatGCCACTTCTCCATAACTACATCACAGTTGACACAGACACACTTCTGTCTGACACCAAATACCTTGAAATAATCTACAGTATGTGCAAAAAG ATTTTGTCAGGAGACCCAGGGGAGGACCCAGAATGCCATGCGGCCAAGCTGTTGGAGGTCATCATTCTACAGTGCAAAGGTCGTGGTATTGACCAG GTGGTGCCCTTGTTCGTAACGACCACTTTGGAGCGTTTGACGCGTGAAGTGAAGACCAGCGAGTTGAGGACCATGTGTCTGCAGGTGGCCATCGCTGCACTCTATTACAGTCCTCCTCTGCTCCTCAACACACTGGAGAATCTGCGCTTCCCCAACAACACCGAGCCCATCACCAACCACTTCATCTCCCAATGGCTCAAAGACATCGACTGCTTCCTCGG GCTCCACGATCGAAAAATGTGCGTGTTGGGACTGTGCGCTCTAATGGATCTTGATCAGAGGCCACAGGCTGTCAATCAGGTCGCAGGTCAGCTCCTCCCTGCAGCCATTCTCCTGTTCAATGGCCTGAAGAGGGCCTATGCCTGCAGGGCTGAACATGAAaatgacgatgatgatgaggaagaagaggatgGAGAGGAGGAAGATGAGAATG TCGAGTTAGGCAGTGATGAAGACGACATAGATGATGAAGGCCAGGAATACCTTGAAATGCTAGCTAAACAAGCAGGAGAGGACGGTGACGATGAAGACTGGGAGGAAGATGACGCAGAGGAGACCGCTCTTGAGAGTTACACGACCTCAGTTGACGACGAGGACAACCTTGTTGATGAATACATGATCTTCAAAGTCATAATCCAGA ATGTCCAGGCCCGTGACCCAGCATGGTACCAGGCACTCATACAGTGTCTCGATGAGGAACAAAGAAAACAACTTCAGGATATTGCAACACTCGCAGATCAACGACGAGCAGCACATG